In one Candidatus Nealsonbacteria bacterium genomic region, the following are encoded:
- a CDS encoding histidine--tRNA ligase gives MKLKFQSPTGMHDILEEDQKYFKKIYDVVNEIVSFYNFQKIETPILEETELFSKGIGLATEVVQKQMFSFRTRGGDHLSLRPEGTASIVRAYIQNGMQSFPKPVKLWYFGPFFRYEKPQLGRFRQFWQFGAETIGEESPIRDAEIVQIFYNILKKLRLKNLLVEVNSIGAKCCRPYYKKLLTSYFKSRVNSLCINCRRRLKASPLGILDCKEEKCQRIISQAPQAIDHLCQKCHQHFKGFLEFLDELEVPYHLNPYLVRGLDYYTRTVFEIFPTGEQQKQNKEEKEAKKEKDSAEMPKSALAGGGRYDNLVKILGGKDTPAVGAAAGIDRIVWLMKKESVKLPQEAETQIFLAQLGNLAKRKSLKLIEEFRKAKIPILESLGRDSLRAQLAIADKEGVKYTLILGQKEALQETIIIRRMTSGEQKEVKLEKLIKEVKKILKR, from the coding sequence ATGAAGCTTAAATTTCAATCGCCAACCGGAATGCATGATATTTTGGAGGAAGACCAGAAATATTTTAAAAAGATTTACGATGTAGTTAATGAAATTGTCAGTTTTTATAATTTTCAAAAAATAGAAACCCCGATTTTAGAAGAAACAGAACTTTTTTCAAAAGGGATTGGCTTGGCTACAGAGGTGGTTCAAAAGCAAATGTTTTCTTTCAGAACGAGAGGAGGTGACCACTTATCCTTAAGACCTGAAGGAACAGCCTCTATAGTAAGGGCATATATTCAAAATGGGATGCAGAGTTTTCCAAAGCCAGTAAAACTTTGGTATTTCGGACCTTTCTTTCGATATGAAAAACCTCAGCTGGGAAGATTTCGTCAGTTTTGGCAATTTGGTGCAGAAACTATAGGAGAGGAAAGTCCGATAAGAGATGCGGAAATTGTTCAGATTTTTTACAACATTTTAAAGAAGCTTAGACTAAAAAATTTACTTGTAGAAGTAAATAGTATTGGGGCTAAATGTTGTCGGCCTTATTATAAGAAACTCTTAACGAGCTATTTTAAATCAAGAGTTAATAGTTTATGTATCAATTGTAGGCGGAGATTGAAAGCAAGTCCCTTAGGAATCTTGGATTGCAAAGAAGAAAAGTGCCAAAGAATAATTTCTCAAGCCCCACAGGCAATAGACCATCTTTGTCAGAAATGTCATCAGCATTTCAAAGGGTTCCTTGAATTCTTAGATGAGCTTGAAGTGCCTTATCATTTAAACCCTTATTTGGTAAGAGGATTAGATTATTACACAAGGACTGTTTTTGAAATTTTTCCTACTGGAGAGCAGCAAAAACAGAACAAAGAAGAAAAGGAAGCAAAGAAAGAAAAAGATTCTGCAGAAATGCCAAAGAGCGCTTTAGCAGGTGGAGGTAGATATGATAATTTAGTTAAGATTTTAGGAGGGAAGGATACTCCGGCCGTAGGAGCAGCAGCAGGTATTGATAGAATTGTGTGGCTGATGAAAAAAGAATCAGTAAAGCTCCCGCAAGAAGCAGAAACTCAAATTTTTTTAGCTCAGTTGGGTAATTTAGCAAAGAGGAAGTCCTTAAAATTAATAGAAGAATTTAGAAAAGCGAAAATTCCAATTTTAGAATCTCTTGGTCGAGATTCTTTAAGAGCTCAGTTAGCAATAGCAGATAAAGAAGGTGTAAAATATACTTTGATTTTAGGTCAAAAAGAAGCTTTACAGGAAACGATAATAATTAGACGTATGACAAGCGGAGAACAAAAGGAGGTAAAATTAGAAAAGCTGATAAAAGAGGTGAAAAAAATTTTAAAGAGATAG
- a CDS encoding ribonucleoside triphosphate reductase, producing MSRNKITKVRKRDKTIVEFDQNKISDAIFKALTATGQGDGKKSKRLSNKVVQILNRRFKGEELPHVEQIQDIIEEVLILEGLVDTAKAFILYREQRRRIRETMVVSEEAVERIDQYLGKLDWEVQENANMSFSLQGLNHYGVSYIIKRYWLNKIYPKEIREANESGDFHIHNLDTLGCYTFFGREVVIAKLNNQIKLVSFKDLYDELGQTEVLLNEKDEALAKYPENLYVLDKDGWTKVKRLVRKKKEREMLFIKSEQGRSIIVTDNHPFIIRRNGKETEIESKDVKEKEDFVFSAHIPSLVSKENLFSKRYLFLAEELLKNNYQKFFLEGFEWQDFLKNWRGSSKVEGTLSTSNSANSLDNKLELTEDLGYLVGIFITEGHYDAWRLVISNDDEEIIKRIRGICASLGVRSYMRENEERTKQIAISSSTLKLVFEKIFKIKALSRNKNLPLDVLNYNIDFIKGLIAGIIDGDGTVDPKDKSHASSQILIRVVSRTMLEQLAILLQFLGIIGRSGASTEDIGKKNIFKGKEIIQNYPLYRLSFSKKSGVDFPSFKYQKAKTAKKHWRAEKYDWNKVLNNKFTTIADDTIFDITTESSTFLANGLLVHNCMGWDLYDLLLRGFGGVSGKVESRPPKHLRPALGQAVNFLYTLQGEVAGAVAFSNFDTLLAPFIRYDNLNYKQVKQSLQEFLYNMAVPTRVGFQCPFSNITLDLKPSSAFAKQPVIIGGKPQKETYGEFEEEMRVFNKAFYEVMLEGDKSGRPFHFPIPTINITKDFPWDDPVFDSVFEASAKYGTNYFANYINSEMKPEDVRSMCCRLRLNLKELHNRGGGGLFGAGALTGSIGVVTINLSRIGYLSKTKREFFKRLGKLMDFAKESLEMKRKILENFIEKGLYPYSKYYLGSVKKMRDNYYGSHFSTIGLIGMNEALLNFIGENIASRRGKRFALEIMDFMRERLVKYQKETDNIYNLEQTPAESTAYRLALKDREKYPDIITAGTKKVPYYTNSSQLPVNYTTDAFEALKLQDKLQCKYTGGSVLHLFLGERISDIQTVKNLIKKVFEKFHLPYITLTPTFSICPVHGYLSGEHFECPKCTIKQPCEVYSRIVGYLRPVSQWNEGKAQEFKERKEFKIKELEPKIKTNNLKLKI from the coding sequence ATGTCCAGAAACAAAATTACAAAAGTTCGAAAAAGGGATAAAACAATTGTAGAGTTTGACCAGAATAAAATTTCAGACGCTATTTTTAAAGCCCTAACTGCTACCGGTCAGGGCGATGGTAAAAAATCAAAAAGATTATCCAATAAGGTAGTTCAAATTTTAAACCGAAGATTTAAAGGAGAAGAACTTCCTCATGTAGAACAGATACAAGACATCATTGAGGAAGTTTTAATTTTAGAGGGATTAGTTGATACTGCCAAAGCATTTATCTTGTATAGGGAACAGAGGAGAAGAATAAGAGAAACAATGGTGGTAAGCGAGGAAGCAGTAGAAAGAATAGACCAATATTTAGGAAAATTGGACTGGGAGGTTCAGGAGAATGCCAATATGTCATTTTCCCTGCAGGGACTAAATCACTATGGCGTTTCTTATATTATTAAGAGATATTGGTTAAATAAAATTTATCCCAAAGAGATTAGGGAAGCTAATGAATCCGGAGATTTTCATATTCACAATTTAGATACTTTGGGCTGCTATACTTTTTTTGGTAGGGAAGTGGTTATCGCGAAGCTAAATAACCAAATTAAATTAGTTTCATTTAAGGACCTTTATGATGAGCTTGGGCAAACAGAAGTCCTTTTAAATGAAAAAGATGAAGCCCTTGCAAAATATCCTGAAAATCTTTATGTTTTAGATAAAGATGGATGGACAAAAGTTAAAAGATTAGTCAGGAAAAAGAAAGAAAGAGAGATGCTCTTTATTAAATCAGAACAGGGGAGAAGTATTATTGTTACTGATAATCACCCCTTTATTATTAGAAGAAATGGAAAAGAAACGGAGATTGAATCTAAGGATGTTAAAGAAAAAGAAGATTTTGTTTTTTCAGCTCATATCCCTTCTTTGGTTTCAAAAGAGAATCTTTTCTCAAAAAGATATCTATTTTTGGCTGAAGAACTTTTGAAAAACAATTATCAAAAATTCTTTTTAGAAGGTTTTGAATGGCAAGATTTTCTAAAAAACTGGAGAGGTTCCTCGAAAGTTGAAGGAACATTGAGCACCTCGAATAGTGCCAATAGTTTAGATAATAAATTAGAACTTACAGAAGATTTAGGATATTTGGTTGGAATTTTCATTACTGAGGGACATTATGATGCTTGGAGATTGGTGATTTCTAACGATGATGAGGAAATAATTAAAAGAATTCGAGGAATATGTGCCAGTTTGGGTGTAAGGAGTTACATGAGAGAAAATGAAGAAAGAACAAAACAGATCGCTATTTCTTCCAGCACTTTAAAACTTGTTTTCGAAAAAATCTTCAAGATAAAAGCCCTTAGTAGAAATAAAAATCTTCCTCTAGATGTTTTAAACTATAATATTGATTTTATTAAAGGATTAATTGCTGGAATTATTGATGGAGACGGAACAGTAGATCCTAAAGACAAATCTCATGCCTCTTCTCAAATTTTAATTAGGGTTGTTTCTCGGACAATGCTTGAGCAGTTAGCAATCTTGCTTCAATTCCTTGGAATTATTGGTAGGAGTGGGGCGAGTACTGAAGATATCGGGAAGAAAAACATCTTTAAAGGAAAGGAAATTATTCAAAATTACCCTCTTTATAGGTTAAGCTTTTCAAAAAAATCAGGAGTTGATTTTCCTTCTTTTAAATATCAAAAAGCAAAGACGGCCAAGAAGCATTGGCGAGCAGAAAAATATGATTGGAATAAGGTCTTAAATAATAAATTCACCACAATTGCAGATGATACAATTTTCGATATTACTACTGAATCTTCTACCTTTTTAGCTAATGGTCTTTTAGTTCACAATTGTATGGGGTGGGATCTTTATGACCTTTTACTGAGAGGTTTTGGCGGAGTTTCAGGTAAAGTAGAATCAAGACCGCCAAAACATTTAAGACCGGCTTTAGGTCAAGCAGTAAATTTTTTGTACACGCTTCAAGGTGAGGTAGCAGGTGCTGTTGCCTTTTCTAATTTTGATACTCTTTTGGCTCCATTTATTCGTTATGATAACTTAAACTACAAGCAGGTAAAGCAATCCCTTCAAGAATTCCTATATAATATGGCTGTTCCCACCAGGGTAGGATTTCAATGTCCTTTTTCCAATATTACTTTGGATTTAAAACCTTCCTCTGCTTTTGCCAAGCAACCTGTAATTATTGGAGGCAAACCTCAAAAAGAAACCTATGGAGAATTTGAAGAAGAGATGAGAGTTTTTAATAAAGCCTTTTATGAAGTAATGCTTGAAGGAGATAAAAGCGGAAGACCTTTTCATTTTCCCATTCCTACCATAAATATTACTAAAGATTTTCCTTGGGATGACCCAGTCTTTGATTCGGTTTTTGAAGCTTCAGCAAAGTATGGAACTAATTATTTTGCAAACTATATTAATTCTGAAATGAAGCCGGAAGATGTTAGAAGCATGTGTTGTCGGCTTAGATTGAACTTAAAAGAGCTTCACAATCGAGGTGGCGGAGGATTGTTTGGCGCTGGGGCATTAACTGGTTCAATCGGCGTAGTAACGATTAATCTTTCCAGAATAGGTTATTTATCAAAAACAAAAAGGGAATTCTTTAAAAGATTAGGAAAACTAATGGATTTCGCAAAAGAAAGCTTAGAAATGAAAAGAAAGATTTTGGAGAATTTTATAGAAAAGGGTCTATATCCTTATTCAAAGTATTATTTGGGAAGCGTCAAGAAAATGAGAGATAACTATTATGGGAGTCACTTTTCAACCATAGGTTTAATTGGAATGAATGAAGCTCTTCTAAATTTCATTGGCGAGAATATTGCTTCAAGAAGAGGAAAAAGATTTGCTTTGGAAATAATGGATTTTATGAGGGAAAGATTGGTGAAATATCAAAAAGAAACTGACAATATTTATAACCTAGAACAAACTCCAGCTGAATCAACAGCTTACCGTCTGGCCTTGAAAGATAGAGAAAAATATCCAGATATAATTACGGCTGGAACAAAAAAAGTGCCTTATTACACTAATTCAAGCCAACTGCCTGTTAATTACACTACAGATGCTTTTGAGGCTTTGAAACTTCAAGACAAATTACAATGTAAATATACAGGAGGTAGTGTTCTCCACCTGTTTTTAGGAGAACGTATCTCTGATATTCAAACTGTTAAAAATTTAATTAAGAAAGTTTTTGAGAAATTCCATTTACCATATATTACCTTAACACCTACTTTTTCTATCTGTCCGGTCCATGGTTATTTATCTGGAGAACACTTTGAGTGTCCAAAATGCACAATTAAGCAGCCCTGTGAGGTTTACTCAAGGATAGTTGGATATCTTAGGCCCGTTTCACAATGGAATGAGGGCAAAGCACAAGAATTTAAAGAAAGAAAGGAATTCAAGATTAAGGAATTGGAGCCTAAGATTAAAACAAATAATCTAAAACTAAAAATTTAG
- the ftsZ gene encoding cell division protein FtsZ — protein MISSTKIKVVGVGGSGGNAILRMRKFGIKGVELIAINTDYQDLRKVKADVKLKIGGEITHGLGTGMNPEIGEAAAKQSRGEIKEVLKGADMVFITGGLGGGTGSGAAPVVAKIAKNLGALTVAIVTLPFSFEGAYRKKIAENSRDLLKRKVDALLVIKNDRLLEILDPKMPILNAFWVCDDILREAVKGISDLILLPGIVNVGFADVKSILENSGTVLFGIGKSRTEKRAEEAVRFALSSPLLDLTPKGAKGVLFNVSGEDIALSEIEEIGKIITEEINPKARVIFGAVQDEKLNKGEIKVTVIITGF, from the coding sequence ATGATAAGTTCAACAAAAATTAAAGTAGTAGGAGTTGGAGGTTCAGGCGGGAACGCTATTTTAAGAATGAGAAAATTTGGGATTAAAGGTGTAGAGTTAATTGCTATAAACACAGATTATCAAGATTTAAGGAAGGTTAAAGCTGATGTAAAGTTAAAGATTGGAGGAGAAATAACCCATGGGTTAGGAACCGGGATGAATCCTGAAATTGGGGAAGCAGCCGCTAAACAAAGCAGAGGAGAAATTAAAGAAGTTTTAAAAGGGGCAGATATGGTTTTTATTACAGGAGGTTTAGGTGGAGGCACGGGCAGCGGTGCTGCTCCTGTTGTAGCTAAAATAGCTAAGAATTTAGGAGCTTTAACCGTTGCTATAGTCACTTTACCTTTTTCTTTTGAAGGCGCTTATAGAAAAAAAATTGCCGAGAATAGCAGAGATTTGTTAAAAAGAAAAGTAGATGCCTTATTGGTAATTAAAAACGATAGACTACTTGAAATACTCGATCCTAAAATGCCCATCCTTAATGCTTTTTGGGTTTGTGATGATATTTTAAGAGAGGCGGTAAAAGGAATTTCAGACTTAATTTTACTTCCGGGAATAGTAAATGTTGGTTTTGCTGATGTAAAATCCATTCTTGAAAATTCAGGGACAGTTCTTTTTGGAATAGGTAAGAGCAGGACAGAAAAAAGAGCAGAAGAAGCAGTGAGATTTGCCCTTAGTTCTCCCTTACTAGACCTTACCCCAAAAGGAGCAAAAGGAGTTTTATTTAATGTTTCCGGTGAAGATATTGCCCTTTCTGAGATTGAAGAAATTGGTAAGATTATTACGGAAGAAATTAATCCAAAAGCTAGAGTAATTTTTGGTGCCGTCCAGGATGAAAAACTAAATAAAGGAGAGATAAAAGTTACTGTTATTATCACCGGATTTTAG
- a CDS encoding GatB/YqeY domain-containing protein, whose product MLKKKIETDFKQALKKKREIELSVLRMLKAEILNREKEKRYSLSKEKPDLSCEELEKQSVLADEEILKVILSKIKKSREAISEFEKGEREDLVKKEKEEIKIFKNYLPGQLSEKELKRMGKKIIEKTGAKDIKDMGRVMSELMPKIKGRAEGVLVSRIIKELLS is encoded by the coding sequence ATGTTAAAAAAGAAAATTGAAACAGATTTTAAGCAAGCTTTAAAAAAAAAGAGAGAAATTGAGCTTTCTGTTTTAAGGATGTTGAAAGCTGAAATTTTAAATAGAGAAAAAGAAAAAAGATATAGTTTAAGTAAAGAAAAACCAGACTTAAGCTGTGAAGAATTAGAGAAACAAAGCGTTTTAGCTGACGAGGAGATTTTAAAAGTTATCCTTTCAAAGATCAAAAAGAGTAGAGAAGCAATTTCTGAGTTTGAAAAAGGCGAGAGGGAAGATTTAGTGAAAAAAGAGAAAGAGGAAATTAAAATTTTTAAAAATTATCTCCCCGGCCAGCTTTCTGAAAAAGAGCTAAAGAGGATGGGAAAAAAGATTATTGAAAAAACTGGAGCAAAAGATATCAAAGACATGGGAAGAGTGATGTCTGAATTAATGCCGAAAATAAAAGGAAGAGCAGAAGGAGTTTTAGTTTCAAGAATTATTAAGGAGTTATTAAGTTGA
- a CDS encoding anaerobic ribonucleoside-triphosphate reductase activating protein: MQIGGLQKLTLIDFPGCLAATVFLTGCDFRCPFCYSAELVLPQKIKSQPKILQKELFNFLKDRKGLLEGVVICGGEPTINRNLAQFIKKIKDLGYLVKLDTNGSNPVMLKTLIGKKLIDYVAMDVKAPKEKYKEVVGLLGCWTDKILRNIEKSINILKESKIDFEFRTTVIPNLLKKEDILKIAHWIKPAPKYFLQNFKPEKTIDPKFEKIKPYPQEYLLEIQKAISPFFDICQIR; this comes from the coding sequence ATGCAAATTGGTGGTCTCCAAAAATTGACTCTTATTGACTTTCCTGGCTGCTTAGCGGCCACTGTTTTTCTTACAGGATGTGATTTTCGATGTCCATTTTGTTATTCAGCAGAGCTTGTTTTACCTCAAAAAATCAAAAGTCAACCCAAGATTTTACAAAAAGAACTTTTTAATTTTTTAAAAGATAGAAAAGGACTATTAGAGGGAGTTGTAATTTGTGGGGGAGAACCGACTATAAACAGAAATTTAGCTCAATTTATAAAAAAAATTAAAGACTTAGGATACTTAGTAAAACTTGATACTAATGGTTCAAATCCGGTAATGTTAAAAACTTTAATTGGTAAAAAACTGATAGATTACGTAGCAATGGATGTTAAAGCTCCAAAGGAAAAATATAAAGAAGTTGTTGGATTGTTGGGGTGTTGGACCGATAAAATATTAAGAAATATTGAAAAAAGCATTAATATTTTAAAAGAGTCAAAGATTGATTTTGAGTTCAGGACCACCGTGATTCCCAATCTATTAAAAAAAGAAGATATTCTTAAAATCGCTCATTGGATAAAACCGGCTCCAAAATATTTTTTGCAAAACTTCAAACCGGAAAAAACAATTGACCCAAAATTTGAAAAAATAAAACCATATCCTCAGGAATATCTTTTAGAAATTCAAAAAGCAATTTCTCCGTTTTTTGACATTTGCCAGATAAGATAA
- the ybeY gene encoding rRNA maturation RNase YbeY: MIEVKNLTFTPVDEIFLKKAAENVLKGERKKKFYLSIALIGRSRMKELNKKYLKRNYATDVLAFPETEKHPKINILGEVIICPQVIKNNAKKFNFVFKKELCKVLIHGILHLLGYGHKKSAKEAEKMERKENYYLKKMF, encoded by the coding sequence ATGATTGAAGTTAAGAATTTAACTTTTACTCCGGTTGATGAAATTTTTTTAAAAAAAGCAGCCGAGAATGTTTTAAAAGGAGAGAGAAAGAAGAAATTTTATTTATCTATTGCGTTAATTGGGCGTTCGAGAATGAAAGAATTAAATAAAAAGTATTTGAAGAGAAATTATGCAACAGATGTCCTGGCTTTTCCAGAGACAGAAAAACACCCTAAAATTAATATCTTAGGAGAGGTTATAATTTGCCCCCAAGTAATTAAGAATAATGCTAAAAAATTTAATTTTGTTTTTAAAAAAGAACTGTGCAAAGTTTTGATTCATGGGATTTTACATCTTTTAGGATATGGCCATAAAAAATCAGCCAAAGAGGCTGAAAAAATGGAAAGAAAAGAAAATTATTATTTAAAAAAGATGTTTTGA
- the ftsA gene encoding cell division protein FtsA — translation MAKERFITGLDIGTSNIRTLTVKQKPKEENLELVLKTSETSEGIRKGIVVNVEKVSSIFKDIFLKNSQDSGQNINSVYINLSGSHLFSIPSRGLISVSRADQKISEEDIQRVLQEARTINLSSNKEIFDVFAREYIVDGVKGIKEPLGLQGVKLEVEVLALGGFSPYLQNIKQAVLNSDLEILDMIPSPIAAARAVLTEKQKELGVGLLDIGAGITSLAVFEEGSLIHLVILPMGSANITNDIAIGLKIDIDIAERIKIEYGSCFLRGRDVKRKINIGGDEPLVFSQKFLVKIISDRISEIFEEVNKELKKISKEKLLPAGIILTGGGAKMHKIVELAKNKLHLPVRLGIPEGILGIDGDLSMATACGLVLMGADAESKERGHEMLEKITSKMKRLFKNFIP, via the coding sequence ATGGCAAAAGAAAGATTCATAACAGGTTTAGATATTGGAACATCGAATATAAGAACTCTAACAGTTAAACAAAAGCCAAAAGAGGAAAATTTAGAGTTAGTTTTAAAAACTTCAGAAACTTCAGAAGGAATCAGAAAAGGGATAGTAGTTAATGTCGAAAAGGTTTCTTCCATTTTCAAAGACATTTTTTTGAAAAATTCACAGGATTCAGGCCAAAATATTAATTCAGTATACATTAACCTTAGTGGAAGCCATCTTTTTTCTATTCCCTCTCGCGGTTTAATTTCTGTTTCTCGAGCAGACCAAAAAATTTCTGAAGAAGATATCCAAAGGGTCTTACAGGAAGCTCGGACGATAAATCTTTCTTCTAATAAAGAAATATTTGATGTTTTTGCCAGAGAATATATTGTTGATGGTGTAAAGGGAATAAAAGAGCCCCTTGGACTTCAAGGGGTGAAGTTAGAGGTAGAAGTCTTGGCTTTGGGAGGTTTTTCTCCCTATTTGCAGAACATTAAACAGGCAGTTTTAAATTCAGATTTGGAAATTTTAGATATGATTCCTTCTCCAATAGCGGCAGCCCGTGCAGTTCTGACAGAAAAACAAAAAGAGTTAGGAGTTGGTCTTTTAGATATAGGGGCTGGCATTACAAGTTTAGCTGTTTTTGAAGAAGGAAGCTTAATACATTTGGTAATCTTACCTATGGGGTCTGCTAATATCACCAATGATATTGCTATTGGTTTAAAAATAGACATCGATATAGCAGAGAGAATAAAGATTGAATATGGCTCTTGCTTTTTAAGAGGAAGGGATGTCAAAAGAAAAATAAATATTGGTGGAGATGAACCCTTAGTTTTTTCCCAGAAATTTTTAGTAAAAATTATTTCAGATAGAATTTCAGAAATTTTCGAAGAAGTTAATAAGGAGTTAAAAAAGATTTCCAAAGAAAAACTTTTACCAGCCGGTATAATTTTAACTGGTGGCGGAGCAAAAATGCACAAAATCGTAGAATTAGCCAAGAATAAACTTCATTTACCCGTTCGTTTAGGAATACCTGAAGGGATTTTGGGAATAGATGGAGATTTAAGTATGGCTACTGCTTGCGGTTTAGTTTTAATGGGTGCTGATGCAGAGAGTAAAGAAAGAGGTCATGAAATGTTAGAGAAAATAACTTCTAAAATGAAGAGGCTCTTCAAAAATTTTATTCCATAA
- a CDS encoding histidine triad nucleotide-binding protein, protein MKQCIFCKIIKGEIPAEVIYSDRNFIVFKDIKPKAPIHILIVPKKHIISINHLEDGDKELIGELFLMAGKMAEEVGLKEKGYKLVFNVGKGGGQIIDHLHLHLLGGWKSGEKRDIPGMP, encoded by the coding sequence ATGAAACAATGTATATTTTGTAAAATTATAAAAGGAGAGATTCCAGCTGAAGTGATTTATAGCGATAGGAATTTTATTGTTTTTAAAGACATTAAACCTAAAGCCCCCATTCACATTTTAATTGTTCCCAAAAAACATATAATTTCAATTAACCATTTAGAAGATGGAGACAAAGAACTAATTGGAGAATTATTTTTGATGGCAGGAAAAATGGCAGAAGAGGTAGGATTAAAAGAAAAAGGTTATAAATTGGTATTTAATGTTGGTAAAGGAGGAGGTCAAATAATAGACCATTTGCATTTACACCTTTTAGGAGGATGGAAAAGTGGAGAAAAAAGAGACATCCCGGGAATGCCATAA
- the lepB gene encoding signal peptidase I, with protein MKKFFSFNSITKFLAEGKSLLFEVIKIAILVAVIVLPVRYFLFQPFFVQGISMEPNFENGDYLIIDEISYRFTEPERGEIIVFKYPKNPSQRYIKRIIGLPGETVEIKDGKIIIINGKESQILNESKYLPQNIETSGNIRVSLSENEYFVLGDNRDFSLDSRRWGVLPKQYIIGKVYFRAWPFTTLAKFEAPAY; from the coding sequence ATGAAAAAGTTTTTTTCTTTTAATTCTATAACTAAATTTCTTGCTGAAGGTAAAAGTCTTTTGTTTGAAGTGATAAAGATAGCGATATTGGTTGCTGTAATTGTACTTCCTGTTCGTTATTTTCTTTTTCAGCCTTTTTTTGTTCAAGGCATTTCAATGGAGCCCAATTTTGAAAATGGAGATTATTTAATTATTGATGAAATTTCTTACAGATTTACAGAGCCGGAGAGAGGAGAGATAATTGTTTTTAAATATCCTAAAAACCCTTCTCAACGTTATATCAAAAGAATCATTGGACTTCCAGGGGAAACAGTAGAGATTAAAGATGGTAAAATTATAATTATCAATGGAAAAGAGAGTCAAATATTAAATGAATCAAAATATTTACCTCAAAACATAGAAACTTCAGGAAATATAAGAGTTTCTCTTTCAGAAAATGAATATTTTGTTTTAGGAGACAATAGAGATTTTTCTTTGGACTCAAGACGCTGGGGAGTTTTGCCAAAACAATATATTATTGGGAAGGTATATTTTAGAGCCTGGCCATTTACAACTTTAGCTAAATTTGAAGCTCCGGCTTATTAG